The Vicinamibacterales bacterium genome contains a region encoding:
- a CDS encoding 4-hydroxybenzoate octaprenyltransferase has product MASPTTYLRFIRASHTVFALPFAFTGALLASRESAPSWRSLAGIVVCMVAARSAAMGFNRIVDARFDALNPRTAARELPRGALSVRDAWVFVAIASIVFVAAAFQISALCGWLSPLALLIVGWYSVAKRYTYYTQAFLGLAMAVAPVGGWLAVGGGLAWAPWLLGLAIGLWVAGFDIIYACQDEAFDRAHGLKSIPVRFGIAAALTLSRLLHAATVLVMASLALVVPLGPLYLAGVALVAGLLAYEQSIVTARDLSRAAEAFNLNGYVGILYMAATAAALYVG; this is encoded by the coding sequence ATGGCGTCGCCGACCACCTATCTCCGGTTCATCCGGGCCAGTCACACGGTCTTCGCGCTGCCGTTCGCCTTCACCGGAGCGCTGCTCGCCTCGCGCGAGTCGGCTCCCTCGTGGCGCTCCCTCGCGGGGATCGTCGTGTGCATGGTGGCGGCCCGGAGCGCCGCCATGGGGTTCAACCGGATCGTCGACGCGCGCTTCGATGCGCTCAACCCGCGCACGGCGGCCCGTGAGTTGCCGCGCGGCGCGCTGTCGGTCCGTGACGCCTGGGTGTTCGTCGCCATCGCGTCCATCGTGTTCGTCGCGGCGGCGTTCCAGATCAGCGCCTTGTGCGGGTGGCTCTCGCCCCTGGCGCTCCTCATCGTCGGCTGGTACTCGGTCGCCAAGCGCTACACCTACTACACGCAGGCCTTCCTGGGGCTGGCGATGGCCGTCGCACCCGTGGGCGGCTGGCTCGCAGTCGGCGGCGGCCTGGCGTGGGCGCCGTGGCTGCTTGGACTCGCGATCGGCCTCTGGGTGGCGGGATTCGACATCATCTACGCGTGCCAGGACGAGGCGTTCGACCGTGCACACGGCCTCAAGTCGATTCCCGTGCGCTTCGGCATCGCCGCCGCCCTGACCTTGTCTCGACTGCTGCACGCGGCGACCGTCCTCGTGATGGCGTCGCTCGCGCTCGTGGTGCCGCTTGGGCCCCTCTATCTCGCTGGCGTCGCGCTCGTGGCGGGACTGCTGGCGTACGAGCAGTCGATCGTGACGGCGCGGGACCTGTCCAGGGCGGCGGAGGCGTTCAACCTGAACGGATACGTCGGCATCCTCTACATGGCGGCCACGGCCGCGGCCCTCTATGTCGGCTGA
- a CDS encoding amidohydrolase family protein — protein sequence MHGQPDLADVLVRAAWVCPIATPPLQDGWVAVSRGRITAVGRGHDAPPAREVRDVGGAAIVPGLVNAHTHLELSWLRGRVPPAADFLTWVGRLMALRRGVEDARDPAVAGPIREAIAEAAASGTVAFGDIANALITPPFLAEAAMPAVVFHELLGFRVTDGAGVVEAARARHVGLASRDVRIAVAPHAPFSVSAELFEAIRDAVREARRPTTSVHLAESPEEVRLLADGSGPWKTRLGELGAWRQDWQAPGRGPGDYLCDLGVLGPGALAVHGVHLTDAELERLAANDVTLVTCPRSNRWVGVGDPPVARFLASGVRLAVGTDSLASVPDLNLFGELAALRAAAPEAPARRLLAAATSGGAHALGLGDEYGALEVGKRAVLVAVDLPAGVSDAEEALLAGVDAASVHVLGLGGYHETAV from the coding sequence GTGCACGGGCAGCCGGACCTCGCCGACGTCCTCGTCCGGGCCGCGTGGGTGTGTCCCATCGCGACCCCGCCCCTGCAGGACGGGTGGGTCGCCGTCAGCCGAGGCCGCATCACGGCGGTGGGGCGGGGACACGACGCTCCGCCCGCGCGCGAGGTGCGGGACGTGGGCGGCGCTGCCATCGTGCCGGGTCTCGTGAACGCGCACACCCACCTGGAGCTGTCGTGGCTCAGAGGCCGCGTGCCGCCGGCGGCGGACTTCCTGACCTGGGTGGGACGCCTGATGGCGCTGCGTCGCGGCGTCGAGGACGCCCGCGATCCGGCCGTCGCGGGCCCCATCCGCGAGGCGATCGCCGAGGCCGCGGCCAGCGGGACGGTCGCATTCGGCGACATCGCCAACGCGTTGATCACACCGCCGTTCCTGGCGGAGGCCGCCATGCCGGCGGTGGTCTTCCACGAACTCCTCGGCTTTCGCGTGACCGACGGCGCCGGTGTCGTCGAGGCGGCGCGGGCGCGGCACGTGGGCCTGGCGTCGCGTGACGTGCGGATCGCGGTCGCGCCGCATGCGCCCTTTTCCGTCTCCGCGGAGCTCTTCGAAGCGATCCGCGACGCCGTGCGCGAGGCACGGCGCCCGACCACGAGCGTGCACCTCGCCGAATCCCCTGAAGAGGTGCGGCTGCTGGCCGATGGATCCGGTCCCTGGAAGACCCGCCTCGGCGAGCTCGGCGCCTGGCGACAGGACTGGCAGGCGCCGGGACGCGGGCCCGGCGACTATCTCTGCGACCTGGGAGTGCTCGGCCCCGGCGCGCTGGCCGTACACGGCGTGCACCTCACCGACGCGGAGCTCGAGCGGCTGGCCGCCAACGACGTCACGCTGGTGACGTGTCCGCGGAGCAACCGATGGGTCGGCGTCGGCGATCCACCGGTCGCGCGCTTCCTCGCCTCCGGCGTGCGGCTCGCGGTGGGAACCGACAGCCTCGCGAGCGTGCCCGATCTGAACCTGTTCGGCGAGTTGGCGGCACTCCGGGCAGCGGCGCCCGAGGCGCCGGCCCGTCGGCTGCTGGCGGCGGCCACGTCGGGCGGCGCCCACGCCCTCGGCCTCGGCGACGAGTACGGGGCGCTGGAGGTAGGGAAGCGCGCGGTCTTGGTGGCGGTCGACCTGCCGGCCGGGGTCTCCGATGCGGAGGAGGCGCTGCTCGCCGGCGTGGACGCGGCGTCGGTGCATGTCCTCGGGCTGGGCGGTTACCATGAGACGGCAGTCTGA
- the mqnC gene encoding cyclic dehypoxanthinyl futalosine synthase, protein MAFSLDALGARILDGGRLSAGEALWLYREAPTPWLGRMADAVRRRKHPDGVVTYIIDRNVNYTNVCVARCNFCAFYRPVGHADGYVLGFEEIHRKIAETIALGGNQLLLQGGHNPDLPIEWYEDLFRGIKAAFPDFRLHALSPPEILHLSRTSRLPVPAIVERLVAAGLDSVPGGGAEILVDRVRKLLNCYGKATADEWLGVMRDVHRAGLRTTATMMYGTVETDEERLEHLLRLRSLQDETGGFTAFITWSYQPEHTERGGEEATGLEYLRTLAIARLVLDNFENLQASWVTQGGKVGQLSLAYGANDMGSVMIEENVVRAAGAEFCMDEFEVVRNIENAGFSASRRTMHYERLGTPVFRQREVPRVLSLATARGAGDDSVPDELQRYQARSAAGKRQRGQLPPQSPVA, encoded by the coding sequence ATGGCCTTCAGTCTCGACGCGCTCGGCGCCAGGATCCTGGACGGAGGCCGGCTCTCCGCCGGCGAGGCGTTGTGGCTCTACCGCGAGGCGCCGACGCCGTGGCTGGGCCGCATGGCCGACGCGGTCCGCCGGCGCAAGCATCCCGACGGCGTGGTCACCTACATCATCGACCGCAACGTCAACTACACGAACGTGTGCGTGGCGCGGTGCAACTTCTGCGCGTTCTACCGGCCGGTCGGACACGCCGACGGCTACGTCCTCGGTTTCGAGGAGATCCACCGGAAGATCGCCGAGACGATCGCGTTGGGCGGCAACCAGCTGCTGCTGCAGGGCGGCCACAACCCCGATCTGCCGATCGAGTGGTACGAGGATCTCTTCCGTGGCATCAAGGCCGCCTTCCCGGACTTCCGGCTGCACGCACTCTCGCCGCCCGAGATCCTGCACCTGTCGCGCACGTCGAGGCTGCCGGTGCCGGCCATCGTCGAGCGGCTGGTCGCGGCCGGCCTCGACAGCGTGCCGGGCGGCGGCGCCGAGATCCTGGTGGACCGTGTGCGCAAGCTCCTGAACTGTTACGGCAAAGCGACGGCCGACGAGTGGCTGGGCGTGATGCGCGACGTGCACCGCGCGGGTCTCCGCACCACGGCCACCATGATGTACGGCACGGTCGAGACGGACGAAGAGCGTCTCGAGCACCTGCTGCGCCTGCGTTCGCTCCAGGACGAGACGGGTGGCTTCACGGCGTTCATCACCTGGAGCTACCAGCCCGAGCACACCGAGCGCGGGGGAGAGGAGGCGACCGGCCTCGAGTACCTGCGCACGCTGGCGATCGCGCGGCTCGTCCTGGACAACTTCGAGAACCTCCAGGCCTCGTGGGTGACGCAGGGCGGCAAGGTCGGGCAGCTGAGCCTCGCCTACGGCGCCAACGACATGGGCAGCGTGATGATCGAGGAGAACGTCGTGCGTGCCGCCGGCGCCGAGTTCTGCATGGACGAGTTCGAGGTCGTCCGCAACATCGAGAACGCGGGCTTCTCGGCGTCCCGCCGTACCATGCACTACGAACGCCTCGGCACGCCGGTCTTCCGCCAGCGCGAGGTGCCGAGGGTGCTCTCGCTCGCGACCGCGCGCGGGGCCGGGGACGACTCGGTGCCGGACGAACTGCAGCGCTACCAGGCCAGGAGTGCCGCCGGCAAGCGCCAGCGCGGACAGCTCCCGCCGCAGTCGCCGGTGGCCTGA